From a region of the Coprococcus comes ATCC 27758 genome:
- a CDS encoding phosphate ABC transporter ATP-binding protein, whose protein sequence is MLNIENLKCGFGKHEILHGISLTIPKGQITAIVGQSGCGKTTFLKTLNRMVEEEGGYLSGTITLEGTDIKSLPKEKLRRRVGMVFQQPIAFPHSIEKNLSYVLKYHGVRNKKEIAEKITESLQKAKLYDEVKDQLKKSALKLSGGQKQRLAIARSLCAGPEILLLDESCSALDMKNTIAIEETLLELKDQYTFVIVTHNLAQAKRIADQVIFMDHGEVLEVTEKEKFFENPASEPAKEQIQYM, encoded by the coding sequence ATGCTGAATATAGAAAATCTAAAATGTGGATTTGGAAAACACGAAATTCTTCACGGAATCAGCCTGACGATCCCGAAAGGACAGATTACAGCCATCGTTGGTCAGTCCGGCTGCGGAAAAACAACTTTTCTGAAAACCCTGAACCGGATGGTAGAAGAAGAAGGCGGCTATCTCTCAGGAACAATTACTTTAGAAGGAACCGACATCAAATCTCTTCCGAAAGAAAAACTCAGAAGGCGTGTTGGCATGGTTTTCCAACAGCCGATCGCTTTCCCGCACAGTATCGAAAAGAATTTGTCTTATGTACTGAAATACCACGGTGTCCGTAATAAGAAAGAGATTGCTGAGAAAATTACAGAGTCTCTGCAGAAAGCAAAACTCTACGATGAGGTCAAAGATCAACTGAAAAAATCCGCCCTCAAATTATCCGGCGGTCAGAAGCAGCGTCTTGCTATCGCACGAAGCCTCTGTGCCGGTCCGGAGATCCTGCTCCTTGACGAGTCGTGCTCCGCACTGGATATGAAGAATACAATTGCAATCGAAGAAACGCTTTTGGAGTTGAAAGACCAGTATACTTTCGTCATCGTCACACATAATCTGGCTCAGGCAAAGCGAATTGCCGATCAGGTGATCTTCATGGATCATGGAGAAGTACTGGAAGTGACGGAAAAAGAGAAATTCTTTGAAAATCCGGCATCGGAACCGGCGAAAGAGCAGATACAGTATATGTAA
- the gatB gene encoding Asp-tRNA(Asn)/Glu-tRNA(Gln) amidotransferase subunit GatB, translating to MSKQYETVIGLEVHVELATKTKIFCGCSTAFGGAPNTHTCPVCTGMPGSLPVLNKKVVEYAMAVGLATNCKITQVCKFDRKNYFYPDNPQNYQISQLYLPIARDGYVEIEVGEQKKKVRIHEMHMEEDAGKLIHDEWEDCSLVDYNRSGVPLIEIVSEPDMRSADEVIAYLEKLRMICQYLGASDCKLQEGSMRADVNLSVREVGASEFGTRTEMKNLNSFKAITHAIEGERQRQIELIEEGKKVIQETRRWDDNKEYSYAMRSKEDAQDYRYFPEPDLVPIVISDEWIQKIKDQQPELRSEKLARYEKDYDIPRYDAELITGTKKMADLFEATCAICNKPKKVSNWLMVETMRLLNENGQEPADIKFSPENLAKLIELADAGTINSSVAKEVFERVFAEDVDPEKYVEDHGLKTVNDEGALRTLAEEVIAKNPKAVEDFKGGKEKALGALVGQIMKAMKGKANPGMVNELLREMLK from the coding sequence ATGTCAAAGCAGTATGAAACCGTAATCGGTCTGGAGGTTCACGTAGAACTTGCAACAAAGACAAAAATTTTCTGTGGATGCAGTACTGCATTCGGGGGCGCACCGAATACACATACCTGCCCGGTATGTACCGGTATGCCGGGCTCCCTTCCGGTATTAAATAAAAAAGTAGTAGAATATGCGATGGCAGTAGGACTTGCGACAAATTGTAAGATCACACAGGTGTGCAAATTCGATCGTAAGAATTATTTCTATCCGGATAACCCGCAGAACTATCAGATTTCACAGCTCTATCTGCCAATTGCGAGAGACGGCTATGTAGAGATTGAAGTCGGAGAGCAGAAGAAAAAAGTCCGGATCCATGAGATGCATATGGAAGAGGATGCCGGAAAGCTGATCCATGATGAGTGGGAGGACTGCTCTTTAGTAGATTATAACCGAAGTGGGGTTCCGCTGATCGAGATTGTATCGGAGCCGGATATGCGTTCGGCAGATGAAGTCATTGCTTATCTGGAAAAATTGCGTATGATCTGCCAGTATCTGGGAGCATCGGACTGTAAGCTTCAGGAGGGATCCATGCGAGCAGACGTCAATCTTTCGGTTCGTGAAGTAGGTGCTTCTGAGTTTGGAACACGTACTGAGATGAAGAACCTGAACTCCTTTAAAGCGATTACACATGCGATCGAGGGAGAGAGACAGAGACAGATCGAACTTATCGAAGAAGGAAAGAAAGTCATTCAGGAAACCAGAAGATGGGATGATAATAAAGAATATTCTTATGCAATGCGTTCCAAAGAGGATGCGCAGGATTATCGTTATTTCCCGGAACCGGATCTGGTGCCGATCGTGATCAGTGATGAATGGATCCAGAAGATCAAAGACCAACAGCCGGAGCTGAGAAGTGAAAAACTTGCACGTTATGAGAAAGATTATGATATTCCACGTTATGATGCGGAGCTCATTACCGGAACGAAGAAGATGGCAGATCTCTTTGAGGCGACCTGTGCAATCTGCAACAAGCCGAAAAAGGTGTCCAACTGGCTGATGGTAGAAACCATGCGTCTGTTAAATGAAAACGGACAGGAGCCGGCAGATATTAAATTTTCACCGGAGAACCTTGCAAAACTGATCGAACTTGCAGACGCGGGAACCATCAACAGTTCTGTAGCAAAAGAGGTATTTGAAAGGGTATTTGCAGAGGATGTGGATCCGGAAAAATATGTAGAGGATCACGGACTGAAGACCGTCAACGATGAAGGTGCACTCCGCACACTTGCGGAAGAAGTGATTGCAAAGAATCCAAAGGCAGTGGAAGATTTCAAGGGTGGAAAAGAAAAAGCACTTGGCGCACTGGTTGGACAGATCATGAAGGCAATGAAAGGAAAAGCAAATCCGGGTATGGTTAATGAACTGCTCAGAGAGATGCTGAAATAG
- the gatA gene encoding Asp-tRNA(Asn)/Glu-tRNA(Gln) amidotransferase subunit GatA: protein MDLKGLTAVELGKKIQAKEVTVKEAVEACFAQIDKVEKEVNSFVSLQKEAALKRAEEVQKLIDDGTLTGPLAGVPVAIKDNMCTEGVTTTCSSKILSNFVPTFSAEAVLNLEKAGAVVIGKTNMDEFAMGSTTETSYYGETKNPWNLEHVPGGSSGGSCAAVATLEVPYALGSDTGGSIRQPSSYCGIVGIKPTYGTVSRYGLIAYGSSLDQIGPVARDVTDCATVLETIASHDVKDSTSVERQDTDFTSALVNDVKGMKIGIPKDYFGEGLDEEVKKPILEAAEVLKNAGAEIEEFDLGLVKYAIPAYYVIASAEASSNLSRFDGVKYGYRTKDYEELHQMYKKTRSEGFGPEVKRRIMLGSFVLSSGYYDAYYLKALRTKALIKKAFDSAFAKYDMILAPAAPTTAPKLGASLSDPIKMYLGDIYTISVNLAGLPGISIPVGRDAKGLPVGMQLIGDCFQEKKLFQAAYTYECLTEKKWVSMYDKTEAAGKEEA from the coding sequence ATGGATTTGAAAGGTCTTACTGCCGTTGAACTTGGAAAAAAGATTCAGGCAAAAGAAGTTACAGTAAAAGAAGCAGTGGAAGCCTGCTTCGCGCAGATTGATAAAGTAGAAAAAGAAGTCAACAGTTTTGTATCACTTCAAAAAGAAGCTGCCTTAAAAAGAGCGGAAGAAGTGCAGAAGCTGATCGATGACGGAACACTGACCGGACCGCTTGCAGGAGTACCGGTTGCGATCAAGGATAACATGTGTACGGAAGGTGTGACGACCACCTGCAGTTCAAAAATTCTGAGTAATTTTGTACCGACATTTTCAGCAGAAGCAGTTCTGAACCTGGAAAAAGCAGGTGCAGTTGTGATCGGAAAGACTAATATGGATGAATTCGCGATGGGAAGTACGACTGAGACTTCTTATTACGGAGAGACAAAGAATCCGTGGAATCTGGAGCATGTACCGGGTGGATCTTCCGGTGGCTCCTGTGCGGCAGTTGCGACTCTGGAAGTACCATATGCTCTTGGATCTGACACCGGCGGATCGATCCGTCAGCCAAGTTCTTACTGCGGAATCGTTGGAATCAAGCCAACCTACGGAACGGTATCCCGTTATGGACTGATCGCTTACGGATCATCTCTTGACCAGATCGGACCGGTTGCAAGGGACGTAACCGACTGTGCGACGGTTCTTGAGACCATCGCATCCCATGATGTAAAAGACAGCACTTCGGTAGAACGCCAGGACACGGATTTTACGAGTGCGTTGGTAAACGATGTAAAAGGGATGAAGATCGGTATTCCAAAAGATTATTTTGGAGAAGGTCTGGACGAAGAAGTGAAAAAACCGATTCTGGAAGCCGCAGAGGTTCTGAAAAATGCAGGAGCTGAGATTGAAGAATTTGATCTTGGACTTGTAAAATATGCGATTCCGGCTTATTATGTCATCGCATCAGCAGAGGCAAGTTCCAACCTGTCCCGATTTGACGGTGTGAAATACGGATACCGCACAAAGGATTATGAAGAGCTTCACCAGATGTACAAAAAGACCCGCTCCGAGGGCTTCGGACCGGAAGTAAAGCGCCGTATCATGCTTGGGTCTTTCGTACTCAGTTCCGGATATTATGATGCTTATTATCTGAAAGCACTCCGTACAAAAGCACTGATTAAAAAGGCATTTGACAGTGCATTTGCAAAATATGATATGATCCTGGCGCCGGCAGCACCGACGACAGCACCGAAGCTTGGAGCTTCCTTAAGTGATCCGATCAAAATGTATCTGGGCGACATTTATACGATTTCCGTCAACTTGGCAGGACTTCCGGGGATCAGTATTCCGGTTGGACGGGATGCGAAAGGACTTCCGGTTGGAATGCAGCTCATCGGAGACTGCTTCCAGGAGAAGAAGCTTTTTCAGGCAGCTTATACCTATGAGTGCCTGACAGAGAAAAAATGGGTATCTATGTACGACAAAACAGAAGCAGCCGGAAAGGAGGAAGCATAG
- the gatC gene encoding Asp-tRNA(Asn)/Glu-tRNA(Gln) amidotransferase subunit GatC, whose amino-acid sequence MANKISDETIEYVGILAKLELSDEEKEQAKKDMETMLDYIDTLNELDTEGIEPMSHVFPVNNVFREDVVTNGDNHEAMLANAPQQKEQSYKVPRTFA is encoded by the coding sequence ATGGCAAACAAGATTTCGGATGAAACAATCGAATACGTTGGAATCCTGGCAAAGCTGGAGCTTTCTGACGAAGAAAAAGAGCAGGCAAAGAAAGATATGGAAACCATGCTTGATTATATTGATACCCTGAATGAACTGGATACAGAAGGAATTGAACCGATGTCACATGTATTTCCGGTAAATAATGTATTCCGTGAGGATGTAGTGACAAATGGAGACAATCACGAAGCAATGCTGGCAAATGCGCCGCAGCAGAAAGAACAGAGCTACAAAGTACCTAGAACATTCGCATAG
- the aspS gene encoding aspartate--tRNA(Asn) ligase yields MEFMTGVKEKETLELSELLEEGRLGEEVKVNGAVHTIRDMGTVAFVILRKREGLVQCVYEEGVTKFNLKDLREAATVEVTGKLTESEKAPNGIEIRLSEIKVLSMPKDSLPLAVSKWKLNTSLEAKLNYRSISLRNVRERAKFKIQEGIVRGFREFLYKEGFTEIHTPKIGAKGAEGGSNLFRLDYFHRPAVLEQSPQLYKQMMVGVFDRVFETGPVFRAEKHNTKRHLNEYTSLDFEMGYIDSFEDIMAMETGFLQYTMELLKKDYAKELKILDVTLPDVSKIPAIRFDEAKQKVSEKYGRKIRNPFDLEPEEEHLIGQYAKEEWDSDFVFVTYYPSKKRPFYAMDDPQDEKFTLSFDLLFRGLEITTGGQRIHDYDMLMEKLAKRGMTEEGLETYLDTFKHGMPPHGGLGIGMERLTMQLLGEDNVRETTLFPRDLSRLTP; encoded by the coding sequence ATGGAATTTATGACAGGTGTAAAAGAAAAAGAAACGCTGGAACTTAGTGAATTACTGGAAGAGGGAAGACTTGGAGAAGAAGTGAAGGTAAATGGAGCCGTTCATACAATTCGTGACATGGGAACAGTCGCTTTCGTGATTCTGAGAAAACGGGAAGGTCTGGTCCAGTGTGTATACGAAGAAGGCGTTACAAAATTTAACTTGAAAGATTTAAGAGAAGCCGCTACAGTAGAAGTAACAGGAAAACTGACCGAATCAGAGAAGGCACCGAACGGAATTGAAATCCGTCTGAGTGAGATAAAAGTACTCAGTATGCCAAAAGACAGCCTTCCACTTGCTGTTTCAAAGTGGAAACTGAACACTTCCCTGGAAGCGAAGCTGAACTATCGTTCCATTTCTCTTCGGAACGTAAGGGAAAGAGCGAAGTTTAAAATTCAGGAAGGAATCGTAAGAGGATTCAGAGAGTTCCTGTATAAAGAAGGTTTTACAGAAATTCATACCCCGAAGATCGGAGCAAAAGGAGCAGAAGGAGGATCTAACCTCTTCCGACTGGATTATTTCCATCGTCCGGCAGTGCTGGAACAGAGTCCACAGCTGTACAAACAGATGATGGTTGGTGTTTTTGACAGAGTATTTGAGACAGGACCGGTATTCAGAGCAGAAAAACACAACACCAAGCGTCATCTGAACGAATATACCAGTCTGGATTTTGAAATGGGTTATATCGACAGCTTTGAAGATATCATGGCGATGGAAACGGGCTTCCTTCAGTATACGATGGAGCTTCTGAAAAAGGATTATGCGAAGGAACTTAAAATCCTGGACGTGACACTTCCGGATGTCTCTAAAATTCCGGCAATCCGTTTTGATGAGGCAAAGCAGAAGGTTTCAGAAAAGTACGGACGTAAGATCCGCAATCCATTTGATCTGGAACCCGAGGAAGAGCATCTGATCGGACAGTACGCAAAAGAGGAATGGGATTCTGATTTTGTATTTGTAACCTACTATCCGTCAAAGAAGCGTCCGTTCTATGCAATGGACGATCCACAGGATGAGAAATTCACACTCAGCTTTGACCTTTTGTTCCGTGGACTTGAGATCACGACCGGAGGACAGAGAATCCATGACTACGACATGCTGATGGAAAAGCTTGCAAAGCGGGGAATGACGGAAGAAGGACTGGAGACCTATCTGGATACATTCAAACATGGTATGCCGCCACATGGAGGTCTTGGAATCGGAATGGAACGTCTGACAATGCAGCTTCTTGGTGAAGATAACGTCCGTGAGACAACCCTCTTCCCGAGAGATTTAAGCAGACTTACTCCGTAG
- a CDS encoding chloride channel protein translates to MNEKLKEMREAWKNLYGSLFKWIVLSGVIGSLIGLIASGFSYAIVWATSFRQANPMIILGLPLGGLLIVWLYKITGQEKNSGTNLVLTVVRSDEEEVPGWVTPLILISTAITHLFGGSSGREGAALQFGASVGNVCAKYLHLNESDKKIIILASMSAAFSALFGTPMAAVVFPMEVISVGVMYYAALVPCVFSAFAAQGIALLLKVRTVTPPYLVESVPDFYSVDSIKAIILAIACALAGALFCIVLHNGEHYLKKWFPNPYVRVVAGAAGVIILYFALRTDAYLGLGTGVIQASFKETAGPQMFLLKMLFTALTLCAGFKGGEIVPSLFIGATLGSFMSTILAAPTDICAACGMVGVFCAVTNSPITSLLIAAELFGFNGMPFYCIVVAVSYLLSGYYSLYKEQKIVYSKTENKYVDKHTK, encoded by the coding sequence ATGAATGAAAAATTAAAAGAAATGAGAGAAGCATGGAAAAATCTGTATGGTTCATTGTTCAAATGGATCGTTTTGTCCGGGGTGATCGGAAGTCTCATCGGACTGATCGCCAGCGGATTTTCCTATGCGATTGTATGGGCGACTTCGTTTAGACAGGCAAATCCGATGATCATTCTTGGGCTACCGCTAGGAGGTCTTTTGATCGTCTGGCTGTACAAAATTACCGGGCAGGAGAAGAACTCCGGAACGAACCTGGTTCTGACAGTAGTCCGGTCGGATGAGGAAGAGGTTCCGGGATGGGTGACACCACTGATCCTGATATCGACAGCGATCACACATCTGTTTGGAGGATCTTCCGGACGAGAGGGTGCAGCGCTTCAGTTTGGAGCAAGTGTAGGAAATGTATGTGCGAAATATCTGCATTTGAATGAGAGTGACAAGAAGATCATCATTCTGGCAAGTATGAGTGCCGCATTTTCAGCACTTTTCGGGACACCGATGGCGGCGGTTGTATTTCCAATGGAAGTAATCAGTGTTGGTGTGATGTATTATGCCGCGCTGGTGCCATGTGTATTTTCTGCATTTGCCGCACAGGGGATTGCGCTGCTTCTGAAAGTGAGGACCGTTACTCCGCCGTATTTGGTAGAATCGGTTCCGGATTTTTACAGTGTGGATTCGATCAAAGCGATCATTCTGGCAATTGCGTGTGCGCTTGCCGGAGCACTGTTCTGTATTGTGCTGCATAATGGGGAACATTATCTGAAGAAATGGTTTCCGAATCCGTATGTGCGTGTGGTTGCAGGGGCAGCAGGAGTGATCATTTTGTATTTTGCACTCAGAACGGATGCCTATCTGGGGCTTGGAACAGGTGTGATCCAGGCAAGCTTTAAAGAGACGGCAGGACCACAGATGTTCCTTCTGAAAATGCTGTTTACGGCACTGACGCTCTGCGCCGGATTCAAGGGTGGGGAGATCGTACCGTCACTGTTTATCGGGGCGACACTTGGTTCTTTTATGTCTACGATCCTTGCAGCACCGACAGATATCTGTGCGGCATGTGGAATGGTTGGTGTCTTTTGTGCAGTTACAAACAGTCCGATCACATCTCTTTTGATTGCAGCAGAGTTGTTTGGATTTAACGGGATGCCGTTTTACTGTATTGTGGTTGCGGTAAGCTATCTGCTTTCCGGATATTACAGCTTATATAAGGAACAGAAAATTGTTTATTCCAAAACAGAGAATAAATACGTGGATAAACATACGAAATAA
- a CDS encoding Rrf2 family transcriptional regulator: MQLSIRASLAIHCLILVSEFGETDKITSEKIALSTGTNPVAIRSIMSALKKDGILNVKNGTGGTTLNMPPEEITVYRICNAVKPQFCKNIFHVHTKASKLCPVGRNIRAVLQHSYSKFESALEDSLKTVTLADMIRDYHMQLEKEK; encoded by the coding sequence ATGCAGTTATCAATAAGGGCATCACTTGCAATCCATTGTCTGATACTGGTCAGCGAATTTGGAGAGACGGATAAGATCACAAGTGAAAAGATTGCTTTATCAACGGGAACGAATCCGGTAGCGATACGCAGTATCATGAGTGCTTTAAAAAAAGATGGAATCCTTAATGTGAAAAACGGTACCGGTGGAACGACTTTAAATATGCCGCCGGAAGAAATTACAGTATACAGAATCTGCAATGCCGTGAAACCGCAGTTCTGTAAAAATATATTTCACGTACATACCAAAGCTTCTAAATTGTGTCCAGTTGGACGTAACATCCGGGCGGTTTTGCAACACTCCTATTCTAAATTTGAATCTGCATTGGAAGACAGCCTGAAGACAGTTACGCTTGCAGATATGATCCGGGATTATCATATGCAGCTAGAAAAAGAGAAATAA
- a CDS encoding 4Fe-4S binding protein — protein MKTYPVVEITFSPTGGTKKVADLISCYLGNITNTVNLIRHDVSFSDVAVPSDSLAVIAAPVFEGVIPDIAIERMKEIQGNHANCVVIAVYGNRAYDDGLIQLKDTAELCGFNVIASVAAVAEHSIMRQFGSGRPDEEDSKELKKFAEEILEKLSSDKELSTDYFVPGSHEYKRLGNLSVVPKANASCTGCGKCAEACPTGAINKNNIRTGDSSKCISCMGCIAACPKGIRKLNPVFLAAASLKMKNLLSGRKPNEIFL, from the coding sequence ATGAAAACATATCCAGTTGTAGAAATTACATTTAGTCCTACCGGAGGGACCAAAAAAGTTGCAGACCTGATCAGCTGCTATCTGGGAAATATTACAAATACCGTGAATCTTATCCGGCACGATGTCAGCTTTTCAGATGTAGCAGTCCCTTCTGATTCACTTGCTGTCATCGCAGCTCCTGTATTCGAAGGCGTTATTCCTGATATCGCCATTGAAAGGATGAAAGAGATACAAGGGAACCATGCAAATTGTGTAGTTATTGCCGTATATGGAAATCGCGCATATGACGATGGTCTGATCCAGTTAAAAGATACCGCCGAGTTATGCGGTTTCAATGTTATCGCCTCCGTTGCAGCTGTTGCAGAACATTCTATCATGCGCCAATTCGGCAGTGGACGACCAGACGAAGAAGATAGCAAAGAGTTAAAGAAATTTGCAGAAGAAATACTCGAAAAACTTTCCTCTGACAAAGAATTGTCTACTGATTATTTCGTGCCTGGCAGTCATGAGTATAAACGCCTTGGCAACCTGAGTGTTGTTCCAAAAGCAAACGCTTCCTGCACTGGCTGTGGGAAATGTGCCGAAGCCTGCCCAACAGGTGCAATCAATAAAAATAATATCCGAACCGGCGATAGCAGCAAATGTATCAGTTGTATGGGATGTATCGCCGCCTGTCCAAAAGGTATCCGGAAGCTAAACCCTGTCTTTTTGGCTGCCGCATCTCTGAAAATGAAAAATCTGTTATCTGGACGAAAGCCAAATGAGATTTTCTTATAA
- a CDS encoding carbohydrate kinase family protein, giving the protein MEKIYDVTALGELLIDFTENGTSAQGNPLLEANPGGAPCNVLAMLEKLGKKTAFIGKVGKDMFGEQLKTAVEEVGIDTRNLVMDEEVHTTLAFVHTYPDGDRDFSFYRNPGADMMLKKEEVDEDLIRGAKIFHFGTLSSTHEGVREATRYAIDVAKEAGCIVSFDPNLRPPLWKSLDEAKAEIEYGLSKCDILKISDNEVEFLFGTTDYDEGARLIREKYQIPLVLITLGKDGSRAYYKDLRVEVPGFVQEHTIETTGAGDTFCANSLNYILEHGMEELAEENLKELLTFANAAASLITTRKGALRVMPTREEIKNFIQNV; this is encoded by the coding sequence ATGGAAAAGATCTATGACGTAACCGCCTTAGGCGAACTGCTAATTGATTTTACAGAAAATGGAACAAGTGCACAGGGCAATCCGCTTCTGGAAGCCAATCCGGGAGGCGCACCATGCAACGTACTCGCCATGCTTGAAAAGCTTGGGAAAAAGACCGCATTTATCGGAAAAGTCGGAAAAGATATGTTCGGAGAACAGCTGAAAACTGCAGTCGAAGAAGTTGGAATTGATACACGGAATCTGGTAATGGATGAAGAAGTACATACCACACTTGCGTTCGTACATACTTATCCGGACGGTGACAGAGATTTCTCTTTCTACCGGAATCCGGGAGCAGATATGATGCTGAAAAAAGAAGAAGTGGACGAAGATCTGATCCGTGGGGCAAAGATTTTCCATTTCGGAACACTTTCCTCTACCCATGAAGGTGTGCGAGAAGCAACCAGATATGCGATCGATGTGGCAAAAGAAGCAGGATGTATCGTAAGCTTTGACCCGAACCTCCGCCCGCCACTCTGGAAATCACTGGATGAGGCGAAAGCCGAGATCGAATACGGACTTTCCAAATGTGACATCCTGAAAATTTCAGATAATGAAGTGGAATTTTTGTTCGGAACTACGGACTATGATGAGGGAGCAAGACTGATCCGTGAAAAATATCAGATTCCGCTGGTACTCATTACCCTTGGAAAAGACGGAAGCCGTGCATATTATAAAGATCTCCGGGTAGAAGTTCCGGGCTTTGTCCAGGAGCATACGATCGAGACGACCGGCGCCGGAGATACGTTCTGTGCCAATTCCCTGAATTATATTCTGGAGCATGGAATGGAAGAGCTGGCCGAAGAAAATTTAAAAGAGCTTCTCACATTTGCAAATGCGGCAGCATCCCTGATCACAACAAGAAAAGGGGCACTTCGGGTTATGCCGACCAGAGAAGAAATCAAGAACTTTATCCAGAATGTATAA
- a CDS encoding M3 family oligoendopeptidase, which produces MMEKFSEMKYVRPDGEAYIQTIQKETKNFNEAADFEGAHQAFVAILNANSHFNTTRVMASIRNSQDTNDEFYRKEMEYIFEIEPQIDVEMKKFYESYLKSSYRTELEKEFGEVYSRQAENKVRLTDPCNADLQIQENKLVQKYFQVAAAPVTDFHGEQLGFYGLLKMMEDTDRSIRKEAFEKWAELYKSISDELDSLYTELIGIRQQMAKNLGFNGYAEMMYQKMERFEYTPEDVAIFRKQIREHIVPLCQKLYEEQKERLGIEELKYYDESLTYPDGNAVPEGTEEELLEKARTMYHELSKETGEFFDFMMEYCLFDLEGRQGKQQGGYCDFMEEYKAPFIFANFNGTNADVNVLTHEAGHAFEAYTASRNIPVLSQTFSTAEISEIHSMAMEYFTLPWMHLFFGENAEKQKKAYLWDSLEAMPYMACVDEFQHRVYAENLTDAMERRKVWHELEKIYLPWRDYDGNEFLGQGGFWMQKQHLFMCPFYYIDYAVSRVGALEYYGKMQEDLEGAWKDYYALCSQGGSKGYHELLRIGNLSDPFKEGTIYNVLKKLNLI; this is translated from the coding sequence ATGATGGAAAAATTTTCAGAGATGAAATATGTACGTCCAGATGGGGAAGCGTATATTCAGACCATCCAGAAAGAAACAAAGAACTTTAACGAGGCTGCAGATTTTGAAGGCGCGCATCAGGCGTTTGTCGCAATCCTGAATGCAAACAGCCACTTTAATACGACACGCGTCATGGCAAGTATCCGCAACAGCCAGGATACCAATGATGAATTCTATCGAAAAGAGATGGAATATATTTTCGAGATCGAGCCACAGATTGATGTAGAAATGAAAAAATTCTATGAAAGTTATCTGAAGTCTTCTTACAGAACAGAGCTTGAAAAAGAGTTCGGAGAAGTTTATTCCAGACAGGCAGAGAACAAAGTCCGGCTTACCGATCCGTGTAATGCCGATCTGCAGATCCAGGAGAACAAACTGGTTCAGAAGTATTTCCAGGTTGCAGCGGCACCGGTTACAGATTTTCACGGAGAACAGCTTGGATTCTATGGTCTGTTAAAGATGATGGAGGATACCGACAGAAGCATCCGTAAAGAAGCTTTTGAAAAGTGGGCAGAGCTGTATAAATCGATTTCGGATGAACTGGATTCCCTTTATACGGAACTGATCGGAATCCGTCAGCAGATGGCAAAGAACCTTGGATTTAATGGATATGCCGAGATGATGTATCAGAAGATGGAAAGATTTGAATATACGCCGGAAGATGTAGCAATATTCCGTAAGCAGATCAGGGAGCATATCGTACCGCTTTGTCAGAAACTTTATGAGGAACAGAAAGAAAGACTCGGTATCGAAGAATTAAAATATTATGACGAAAGTCTTACCTATCCGGATGGAAATGCAGTTCCGGAGGGAACGGAAGAAGAACTTCTGGAAAAGGCGAGAACCATGTATCATGAACTTTCCAAAGAGACAGGAGAATTCTTTGATTTTATGATGGAATACTGTCTGTTTGATCTGGAAGGAAGGCAGGGAAAACAGCAGGGTGGCTACTGTGACTTTATGGAAGAATATAAGGCACCGTTCATTTTTGCAAACTTTAATGGAACCAATGCAGATGTCAATGTCCTTACCCATGAAGCAGGACATGCCTTTGAAGCATACACAGCGTCACGCAATATTCCGGTATTATCGCAGACATTCAGTACCGCAGAGATCAGTGAGATCCATTCAATGGCGATGGAATATTTCACACTGCCGTGGATGCATCTGTTCTTCGGAGAAAATGCAGAAAAACAGAAAAAAGCATACCTGTGGGATTCGCTGGAAGCAATGCCATACATGGCATGCGTAGATGAATTCCAGCACCGTGTATACGCTGAAAATCTGACCGATGCAATGGAAAGAAGAAAAGTATGGCACGAACTGGAAAAAATCTATCTCCCATGGAGAGATTATGATGGCAATGAATTCCTGGGACAGGGCGGATTCTGGATGCAGAAACAGCACCTATTCATGTGCCCGTTCTATTATATTGATTACGCCGTATCCCGTGTAGGAGCCCTCGAATACTACGGAAAAATGCAGGAAGACCTGGAAGGCGCATGGAAAGATTACTACGCCCTCTGTAGCCAGGGTGGAAGCAAAGGCTACCACGAACTCCTCAGAATCGGAAACTTAAGCGACCCATTCAAAGAAGGAACCATCTACAACGTTCTGAAAAAATTGAACCTGATTTAA